The genomic stretch GGTAGGGTGGGCGTGCTGGGCCGCGCGCGATGCTGGGCCGCGGCGATCGCGAGCGCGGGTGGGGTGCGCGTGCTGGGCCGCGAGCTGCTCTCGGGCCAAAATTTGCTTTTCATTTATCCAGCCCTAGCTTCAACCGTTTTCTAATTTCTGCTAAGTCTATTCTCCAACCCCTTGATTCCCTAATTGCCTAACTTAGTTTCCAACTTGAGCACAAGCCAAGGGTCAGCTTTTGAAGAGAAAACACTAGTTAAAATAAAGGTTATTGATTTTATTACTCATCTCATAAAATCTATAAAAGCCAAATCATACGTTGATTTAAAtatgcatatgctcaaaaatcaaataAGTTCTACTTGTGCATCTACAAGGGATTTTTTTCTAGTATGAATTCACCAACAAGGGTTATTTGTAGAAAAATTTTTCAGGTGGTGATTTTGGTAATTTGCGAAAATTTCTGGGTCGTTACACTGCTCAGTTAATTTTGGGGGCGGCGGCACCGGCCGGATGAGGAGCGAGCGAGGGATGAAGAGGCCGGACGACGAGTCCGAGCCGACGGCGGCATATATGCAGGAGGGCGCGACCGGTTAAATATAATGCGTCGTCTCGTCGCGTCGTCGTTTAATTTTCCCGGCTTCGGTTTCGTCACGGAATGGCCTTGCCTTTGGCTCCGAGTGTCGACCCGTCCCTTTCTTGTGTTCCCTCGACCGACCGCAAGGCGGCCCTGCCCTGACGACATTGACAAAGCCACTGGACGAGTGTCGACGAGGGCGCGCGCGGGGGAATGCATGTCCGGCCGGGTCATCGCGGAAGAGGAAGACGTTCACGTCCTCAGGCCTCTCTTCATTTGCATGCGTCCCGTCCTTGTCAACAGGGATCCTTCTCGGGTTACCGACGACGTACGTGAACGTGTCTTCCTGTTTCCGAGCAAGCCAAATGCGGCTCGTCGTTCCAGCAAAACGCAGCCCATTATCGATCGGCTAGCGTAAGGTAATAGTAATAGCCTAGCCTTGGCCTGCAGCACACTCAGCTCCTTTATTTGGTACGCACACGATCGATGAGCGCCAGGGGCCTCGCGCGTGGCTGCGAATGATTGCGATCCGCGTCTCGTCTGCCACCAGGCGCCTGTGTGTTCATTTTCCCCTGGTTCTCATCATCGGCACGGCCGGCTCACCTGGCTCAAGGCCTCAAGCCTGGTTTCCCATTTTTGTACAATCTCGAACCAGACTGAGTCGAGATTATATTTGTTGATGAAAGGGTTGAGATTATATTTGATaacatatatagatagataaatAGAATTACCTTGCATCCAGaatatctccaacagtttggtataTGACTTGCTAAACTTCAAAATTTGGCaaaacatgaaaaaaaaaccgttctccaacagtttgctaaacttGCTTACCATCTTGTCCCACTTGCTATCTGTCGGAGCCGCGTGCGTATATTTACACACGCGTATCCGGCTTGCCATCGCTCGCCCGCGCCTCTCGGAGTAGTCGGAGAATTCCACGGCCACTTCCCGCGCGCTGCGATGAAGACAGGCCTAGAAGATCTCCTTCCGCTAGCTCCAGTCGCTCTGTAGAACTGTAGCTTGGTGATGAGGTGCTCACGCTCGACGGTGAGTTCCTCGACCTGTGCGTATGCCCTGGCGTAGCATTTTCATGAGGCGGTCTTATACACGGTACCACACGGGCAGGTAGACCTAGCTCGAATCGGGTGCCGGCACCAGCGGCAGCGCGCCGCGGTTGTCTCTGGCCATGGAATCCGAGGGAGGCGATGGAAGGGAAGGCGTTGGGGGTGCGTCCATCCTCTTTTTTTAATGGAAAGGAAGGCAAATGTCAACAATCTATTCGGTGGGCtatcctctttttttttggcaagTGAGATATAGCAAATTGTTAGAGATAACTTCTTTTCAACTTGATAAAAAATTATATCAACTTACTAAAACACATGATTTGGTAGATGAGaaatagcaaactgttggagatgctcccctctctttttcccTTGTTAGCCTTCCATCAAGCATTTGCTTGACCCCAACTTCCACAGGGGCTGCAACTTTAGCAAGGCGCTCCCTccagggttgagagaggtgccCTAGCGGTGAACTAGTGGTGCTGGCTGATAGCGTGCTGCACAGATCACGAGGCGGGGGCGGTGCTGCGACAAGGAGCCATGCGTAGGCGGGACACGGCCAAGTTCCGAGCTTGGTGACAATAGTGGGGCTTGCATGTGTAACCAAGCTTGGCAGCCTTGGCGGTTATAACTCAGGCTAGGCACCAAAAACTGAGAACCGAAAACCAAATCGAAATATACCAAAACCGAAAAATTTGGTTCTTGTTCGGTTCCTATTTGCCAGGTACCGAAATACCGAGATAAATTCGGTTCTGTACCTCGGTAAATCGAAGTACCGAGTATATACCGAAAATATTAAACAGGCCCAACAACAGTCCACATAAGCGTTCTCGGTTGATAGAAAGAAACCCTAGCCCCGCTCGCACTCGCCGTGAGTTATAACGAGCCAAACTCGCTGAATGCTCTTTcctccaacaaaaaaaaaaggctcGCTGAATGCTCGAGCGAGCCAACAACAACTTGATCTTTCATCACCTCCATAGTAGGGCCTCCACCGTGAGTTCAACGTTGCCCGCACAGATGCTTGACATACATTTTGGGCACACGCCTTGCTTGTTTTGCAAAACATACATTAACCAAACTTTGTATTTTAAAATACTGtccaaaaatattttaaatcAAAGGGCCTAAATGTATTTTTCATTTCAAAGAATAGTAGGACTTGGGCTTGTTAAAGGCATTTGGATGGGGCTCGCTCCGTTCCGGTTTGGCCCAAGCCCAATTTGAAATGCTGGACCGAGCGAGTAACGGGCCCACTAGCAACGGGAAACTCGGCCGGTGGCAAGCACAGACGAAATCGTTTTTGACTGGTAGCCCCCTGTCAACATCTCCATTTCGAATTCCTCCCCGCTCCGCACGCGCACGGGCCTGAGAGCTCTGAACCCTTCCTCCTCTcctgcggcggcgccggcaAGTCGGCAGCAACCAACCGgagcgggagcgggagcggCGATGAAGAAGATCTTCGGCGCCAAGAAGGACAAGGGACCTCCCCCCTCCATCCAGGACGCCACCGAGCGAGTCAGTGTTTTCTCTCTACCAATCCGCTTCTGTTGCAACCCTGCTCCTGTTGCCCCCTTCTCCATCGTAGCAGTAACTGCATTGGTTCATGGGCAATGGGCAAGCTAATCTAACCCTACTACTTTGATTATCTGGTCTCCAATGCGGCGATCGATCATTTGATCCGGTAGATAAACAAGCGGGGCGAGACGGTGGACGAGAAGATCAAGAAGCTGGACGAGGAGCTGGCCAGGTACAAGGAGCAGATCCGCAAGACCCGCCCCGGCCCGTCCCAGGAAGCCATCAAGGCGCGCGCCATCCGACTCCTCAAGCACAAGCGCATGTTCGTGCCCTACTCCCTGTCTCCCCGTTTTGGTCCGTTCAATTTCTGTTGCAATCATTTTTCACTTTTATTATTGTTGCCTGTTGCTGGTTTACTGTGTCTAATTCATATTATCATGCTAGTTGCCATGTCACCGGAAATAGTAGCAGCAGGCAGCCATTATCCATTGATACTATACCAATTCGAGATTGCTCATTTGCCTCTCAGGTACGAGGAGCAGCGCAACATGTTGTACAACCAAACCTACAATCTCGACCAAGTTGCCTTTGCTGCCGATGGCCTCAAGGACGCTCAGCAGACTGTAATGTCTTCAAATCTCTTATCTACTAGCAAGTTTGTTCATGTTCACAAATCACAATAACAGAgtgttttttctttcctttttcctCAGATGAATGCAATGAAGGCAGCAAACAAGGAGCTCAAGGGAATGATGAAAACTGTCAAAATTGATGAAATTGATGTATGTGTTGCTACCCTTGTGCTCTCAACATTTTCAGATTGTTTTATATCCATTTCTGATTCATTGTGCTAGATGAGCACTGTTGCTATCCTTCTATTGCTCTCAGCACTTTCAGGTTTTGTCATATCCATTTCTGATTCATTGTTAAAAGGTTCCTAAAATGCTAGATTGATTAAGGGGAAGGATGTTGTCTAGCTTCTTATGGGCACATACTACAGGCGTAGCATCAAATAACTGAATAACTTATACTACCTGTGTCCTGAAATGTAAAGGCTTTTGAGTATCCCCGTCTACTTTCAGATTTTGTTATTATATCCATTTCTGAATTCTTATTCATTATCAGAAGTTTCCAGAAATGCTGGACCAGCACTGTTGGTACCCTTTTTATTGCTCCCAGCGCTTTAAGATTTTGTTGTTGTTCATTTCTGATTCATTGCCAAAAGTTTCTGAAAATGCTAGATGGGGTAAGGGGACGCAGGGTTTGTTTAGCTTCGTTTGCGCAGATAATGCAGGCCACATCAAATAACTAAATAACTTATAACAAACTCCAGGATTCTTCTCTCTTTGGAGTTTAATGATACAAATTGGTTATTTTAGGATCAGATAACCTAGCAGTGTCCATGGCACAAAATAATTTTGAGATATTTTTTGTTCTCTTCTTTTGATGAAAGGCAGAACAAAATTTATTAAGTTTACAGTCAACCTTTTCTTTGAAGCTTTTAGGTGATTTTTAGTATCTATAATTCTATATAATAGAACACACAGTTTTTGAAGCTTGTAACATCACCCAGATGGTGTGTTTTTAAGGGTTCTTGCTCCATTTTTCATACTTAATATAAacacagctctcctgcgtgtttgagaaaaaaaaaatcacccaGATGATGGGGAATACTTGATGGAATGCCTTTAGTATTTGCTGTTGCATACTCTtccatccttttttttttcagtaCCTTGAGTTGTACTTACACATTCCTGCAATTCATAGAATATGCAAGATGAAATGACAGATCTGATGGATGTGAGCAATGAGATACAAGAAACTCTTGGTAGAAGCTACAACATCCCTGATGACGTTGATGAGGAAGAACTGATGGGGGGTATGGAAGCCGCAATTATTGTCTAGTTTTTGAAGACGATTCTCACTTACTgttcttattattattttttcattCGATATTGCAGAGCTAGATGCCTTGGAGTCTGATATGGAGTTTGAGTCAGCTGCAGTCCCCTCATATCTTCAACCAGAATCTGATTTTGATGCTGACCTCAACTTACCTGCTGCACCAACTCGCCCTGCAGCAGTCCCAGCAGGCGGGGTGCAGGTGATTTATCTGCACAATATTCTTAACTTTGTGTGGTTCTGATTTTTTTCCCATTGGGAATGAACCAATATTATTGGTTTTAGTAAAGCACACCATGATTTAGCAAGATATATTTTGATGTTTCATTTCATTTgctatcaagaatttgtttgttTGCCAAAACAACACGTTTTACCACTTATTCAACTAGAAGTTTGCTTGATGCTTGATTGAGGTGGTACTAAGGTTGACTTGCTTCGTATCTGATGTGCAGGAGGATGAGCTAGGATTGCCATCAGTGCCTCGAGCATCTCTTCGCAGTTAGAAATATTATTGTACCTTGATTTTAAGTTCATATGAAAACTCTGTAGTTTGTGTCCGAGTCTGAACAATCTGATGTATCCCTGTTTTCGTCATGGTAATGCTTCAGTCTATTGCACTTGCTGTCTCTGCTGACCTTTCAGGTTCCTTTTGCTAAGAGTACGCTGAATATAATTGTGACCGTTTAACGTAGACTAACTGCAACAGGTTAATCACCTTGTGTCCCTGATGATGCCATTTTGTCATTCTGGAATTTCCATCTATCACCTGTCACTTGAGCCGTGTTTGTTGGCAAGTACACATCACTTTACACCACTTTTGTTCTAGACTAGAAAAATCACTATACACGCCAATAATTCTTCAAGACAGGTAAGCAAAATAAGACTGAAGCGAAAATATCTTAGAAGCTGTTCTCTTCTTGCAACACAATTTCCTTTTTATGCTAGCAACAGCTTCCTTTTGCAACAGTTGAGATAAGATGGCCATCAAGATCAGAGCTAGAAATATCTTTACAAGGGGTCAAAAGATCAGGcatgggggtgggggtggggtaCACCCCCTTCCCCCTTGGTCCCAAAACAATTCTGATCACCAATAGGTGGTTACCACATACCAGAATCTTATCCAGACCAGAGACCCCCAGTGGCCCTGCAGTATATAAGGGAGGCTCACACAGGCTTCGAAGCTCCACACAAGATAGATAAGCCCTCCAGATCATACCGAACACCTGCCACTTCAGTAGAACACACTTGATCTCAGGCACAGGAAGTTGATATCAGAAAATGCAGGCTGCCGCTACTGCCGTTGGGTTCTCGGCCGTGCTGCCTGTCAAGGCCCGGCCGGCGGCGAGGAGCACGGCGGTGGCCCGCGTCCCTGCCACAAGGAGGAGCGTCCgtaccgccgctgccgccgtcgtcgtcgcggaGCCTGCGGAGGTCGACTACAGCTCGAGCTTCTCGTAAGTGTTCCCTAGCCTTGAGAGAGACTTTGATCACTGTGATCAGTGTAGAGCTTGTTCTGATGGTTAGAATTCGGATCGGTGATGACGGCCACATGTGTGTTGGTGGATGATGCAGGGTGTTCCCGATGGAGGCCTGCGACCTGCTCGGCGGCGACGCGTGCATCGGGAAGATGTTCCCGGAGGCCAAgctcgccgcggcggcgccggagGCGAGCAGGAGGGTGGACGCGGTGGAGAGGGACTACCTGTCCTACGACGGGCCAAAAACGTAAGCAAGCACCCCGACTTTTATCACCATGCATGCATTCTTGCACTGACGATTCATCGAGCAAATTAACCACACTCGCCGCCGTTCGGTGACTGACTGTGTAACCGTGTGGACTGAACTGCAGGGTGTTCCCGGGCGAGGCGTGCGACGACCTCGGCGGCGAGTTCTGCGAGGCGCCGTACATGGACGGCGTCTCCAGGGACGCCTGAAGCCTCAAGACCTGACCTGATCCATCCATGTCTGTCTGTCCAGACTCCACAAACAAAATTGGCCTCACTGTCGAGTAGATGGATGATCTCATGATCCGTTCACACCATGTACGGTATTGTGTATAAACTTACGTAGTTACACGTAGTAGATCCCGGGGGAGCTAGCGTGCGTGTGCGTACGTTGGTACTCTACAGAATAACAGCAGCCAGGCAAGGCCAAAGGGTGTATATATGTATGtcatgtatatatgtatgtatatgtatatatgtatgtctTGGCCTCTTGGGTTGTGTCAGCTGTGAAGATTGGAACGCAGTGCTGTGGAACTTACGCTACAACCGATATGTTCCCTGCAGAGCCAATGGACCGAATGGAGTGCGTGCTAGAGTACTTAAACTGACCTGAATACTAGCTGCCATCCAAGCTGCACAATCGATATGGACTGGGACAAATTTTCTATCAGAACCATTGGTGGCGTAATTTATTTGAACTAGTACAAAATATACTGTATTATGCTACAAAAAATCAAGCAGATCTAACTTAGATGTAGCCACCAAAGCATTAAATTTCAGTACTGAATTACTAAGCTCCAAGCAATATGAATTATTTATATCAGCGCTTTTCAGCCTTTTACATTGACAGTAAACTTTGCAGGTTTCGAACCTGGCTGTATGTATTGTTTCCCCTAGTATTTTATTTGTGTAAATTTGATAAATTTAATCTGAGGCCTGGCTTCTGGAACCGTCAGAGTTCAGAAACACTCGAGCTTACCAAACAGGCCAGACCTATGTTTGTTCCATTATCAGTCCTCAGGATGTATTCACGTGAAGAAACTCTGCATTAGCCTCAAGAGGACACATCATTATTTCTACCATAACTCCATGAAGACGAATAGATAGATATTATTATACCATAAGaagataaggccttgtttagttccaaaaaattttgcaaaacacgtactgtagcactttcgtttgtttgtgataaatattgtgtaatcatagactaactaggttcaaaagattcatctcattaattccgaccaaactatgcaattagtttttattttcgtctatatttaatactccatgcatgcgtctaaagattcgatgtgacggggaatctgaaaaattttgtaaaattttttgggaactaaacaaggcctaagtcacaTTTGATGCACAACGATGTGTTAATCGAAGAAAACCATCAGACATTGCAATCGATCGAAGATCAAATGTTTTTTTGAGATCACGCCCCCCGACGCGTTTTTCATTGAGTAGAAAGAAGTTTTGGCAGTACAATAAGAGTGGTAACACCCTGCAGGTTACCCAAGCCTAAACTACTGGATCCCAAATCGGAAATCCGAGTGAATAGAGCAGCCAGCCTAGCATTTCCGGTGAGGCACCACGGTCCGCCAGGCGCCACGCCAGCGCTCCCGTGACTCCGTCCGCTCCCGGCTCTCGCACAGGCGCTCCCGTCGTCCGCTCCCGTCCGGCTCCGGTCCGGCTGTCCCCTCTGGTCGACCCCCAAGCCGAGCCCCCGACGGCGGACGGCTCACGGCCGGGCGGCCGGCACTCAAGCAGCGCCGCAgcaggcagcggcagcggccagGCCACGGCACACGGCCAGCACAGGTGAATTGGTgagtttaatttttttttccccAAATGGCCAGATATGGCTATGGCTTTATGGTTTAGGGTCTAGATCTGTGATTCTGTGAAACTGTTATTACAGAAGAGAAGTGTATATTGGTATTATTGATAGAATTCATCAAGAGCTTGAGAATAGGTTTGATGAGGTTAGTAGTGAGTTGCTATTTGTATGGCAGCATTGAATCCTTCCAATTCATTTGCCTCATTTGATGCTAAAAAAAAATCCTTAAGCTTGCAACTTATTATCCCAAAGATTTTTCAAGTTCGGATTTGAGAACACTTGGAATTCAACTTGGCACATATATTGAAGATGTGAAGATGGATAACAGAAATAGTATGAGT from Sorghum bicolor cultivar BTx623 chromosome 3, Sorghum_bicolor_NCBIv3, whole genome shotgun sequence encodes the following:
- the LOC8072371 gene encoding charged multivesicular body protein 5; translated protein: MKKIFGAKKDKGPPPSIQDATERINKRGETVDEKIKKLDEELARYKEQIRKTRPGPSQEAIKARAIRLLKHKRMYEEQRNMLYNQTYNLDQVAFAADGLKDAQQTMNAMKAANKELKGMMKTVKIDEIDNMQDEMTDLMDVSNEIQETLGRSYNIPDDVDEEELMGELDALESDMEFESAAVPSYLQPESDFDADLNLPAAPTRPAAVPAGGVQEDELGLPSVPRASLRS
- the LOC110433579 gene encoding light-regulated protein: MQAAATAVGFSAVLPVKARPAARSTAVARVPATRRSVRTAAAAVVVAEPAEVDYSSSFSVFPMEACDLLGGDACIGKMFPEAKLAAAAPEASRRVDAVERDYLSYDGPKTVFPGEACDDLGGEFCEAPYMDGVSRDA